From a single Silene latifolia isolate original U9 population chromosome 6, ASM4854445v1, whole genome shotgun sequence genomic region:
- the LOC141587475 gene encoding uncharacterized protein LOC141587475, with protein sequence MGDWMGDAEEILNENLKTIMDWFRRCKEVDLREDICKKIMVLWAIWNERNKVFHGGEEGCPKTILDGALRYHKTYSESAGGMMVRRKAGNGETHSTTWIAPPEGWWKINVDAATFDEQGCGMGVVIRDHNGEVGRAAVKQVRTQWSVEIIEAKAALLGVNMAIQMGVTKVIIESDCLQLVNALKKNEVQSNYFGNVVSEVLSLLNSFISFSFSFVKREGNYAAHGMAHYTPLDFSTRIWVDMCPDTIGGIVASDAMSEFT encoded by the coding sequence atgggggATTGGATGGGGGATGCAGAGGAGATTTTGAATGAGAATTTGAAGACTATAATGGACTGGTTTAGAAGATGCAAAGAGGTGGATCTCAGGGAGGATATTTGCAAGAAAATCATGGTGCTTTGGGCTATATGGAACGAACGTAATAAGGTATTTCATGGCGGTGAGGAAGGGTGTCCAAAGACGATCCTGGATGGTGCTCTCCGGTACCACAAGACGTATAGTGAAAGTGCAGGAGGTATGATGGTGAGGCGAAAGGCTGGGAATGGCGAAACTCACAGTACGACTTGGATTGCTCCTCCGGAAGGATGGTGGAAGATTAACGTTGATGCTGCTACTTTTGACGAGCAGGGGTGTGGGATGGGGGTGGTGATAAGGGACCATAATGGTGAGGTTGGGAGAGCGGCTGTTAAACAAGTGCGTACACAGTGGAGTGTTGAAATCATCGAAGCAAAAGCGGCCTTATTGGGGGTTAATATGGCGATCCAGATGGGTGTGACGAAGGTGATCATTGAGTCCGATTGTCTGCAGCTTGTTAATGCCCTCAAGAAGAATGAAGTCCAGTCTAATTACTTCGGTAACGTTGTGTCGGAAGTTTTGTCTTTGTTGAAtagttttatttcgttttcttttAGTTTTGTAAAGCGGGAAGGTAATTACGCTGCCCATGGTATGGCTCATTATACCCCGCTTGACTTCTCGACTAGAATTTGGGTTGATATGTGCCCGGATACTATAGGTGGTATTGTTGCCTCCGATGCTATGTCGGAATTTACATGA
- the LOC141658540 gene encoding putative F-box protein At1g32420, protein MMKVLENHAPNSAKFGRSRSRGIGGYFNRLPCEILHNIALMLPFASIIELKHSSKFWYNLVTDPKFVDLHLSHALAKPPGYLFTHAPVCYFVEQSRGHVSISKMFEYSFDDFERKMGATFQSSGGLMCAYRNQPYCFRIFNPHIGEEVQVPCDPKFKRWRFRRFFFCYSPSIKKYKILKLGESKEKKGNREPATAEICTLGSNIWREIQNVPSWDINGYIQCQGNPFWMKESDLHYFDLVSEKFHAIPGPPVLDRVHVTHYMGAYANIMMTNRLISMGDKVGYVHNNRLWVLEDKRKGIWINRYDFSIPRLYGGSKLIGTSENGNLFGYNYYPNIFFSHDMGCTGFKVMENKLDEYGSEDDDPLDEYVAPHVRSLVSPVRIVKMENKLINHKRKRVIETLKMENKLINHKRKSVIETLKLDYDATEDDLVNKMYEFLQAYEKHDKAKTHNEGVRYSNSRQFRKR, encoded by the exons ATGATGAAAGTGCTGGAAAATCATGCCCCAAATTCAG CCAAATTTGGTCGTAGTCGCTCGAGGGGTATTGGAGGGTATTTTAATCGCCTTCCATGTGAAATCCTGCACAACATTGCACTGATGCTACCATTCGCCTCAATCATAGAGCTGAAGCACTCGAGTAAGTTTTGGTACAACCTTGTGACGGACCCGAAATTTGTAGATTTGCATTTAAGTCATGCACTTGCGAAGCCACCTGGCTATCTTTTTACTCATGCACCCGTATGTTATTTTGTGGAACAATCAAGGGGTCATGTTAGTATCTCCAAGATGTTTGAGTACTCATTCGACGACTTTGAACGTAAAATGGGGGCTACCTTTCAATCAAGCGGAGGTTTGATGTGTGCCTATAGGAACCAACCATATTGCTTTCGTATTTTCAATCCCCATATAGGAGAGGAAGTTCAAGTTCCTTGTGATCCCAAATTTAAAAGATGGCGCTTTCGACGTTTTTTCTTCTGTTATTCACCGTCCATCAAAAAATATaagattcttaagctcggagaaTCAAAAGAGAAAAAGGGTAATAGAGAACCAGCCACTGCTGAGATTTGCACACTTGGTTCCAACATTTGGAGGGAAATACAAAATGTTCCTAGTTGGGATATTAATGGGTATATTCAATGTCAAGGGAATCCGTTTTGGATGAAAGAGTCCGATTTACATTATTTTGATCTTGTTTCTGAAAAATTTCATGCTATTCCTGGCCCTCCAGTGCTTGACCGTGTTCATGTGACGCATTATATGGGTGCGTATGCAAATATTATGATGACGAATCGTCTTATAAGCATGGGTGACAAAGTAGGATATGTACATAATAACAGACTTTGGGTATTGGAAGACAAAAGAAAGGGCATATGGATAAACAGGTACGATTTTTCAATCCCTCGATTGTACGGAGGCTCTAAGCTTATTGGTACCTCGGAGAATGGGAATTTGTTTGGCTACAATTATTATCCAAACATATTCTTCAGCCATGACATGGGATGTACAGGCTTCAAGGTCATGGAGAATAAATTGGACGAGTATGGGAGCGAAGATGACGACCCACTGGATGAGTATGTCGCACCTCATGTTAGAAGTTTAGTGTCTCCTGTTAGAATCGTGAAAATGGAAAACAAGTTAATAAATCACAAGAGAAAAAGGGTAATAGAGACATTGAAAATGGAAAACAAGTTAATAAATCACAAGAGAAAAAGCGTAATAGAGACATTGAAGTTGGATTATGATGCTACTGAAGATGATCTTGTCAACAAAATGTATGAATTTTTGCAAGCATATGAAAAACATGATAAAGCCAAGACTCATAATGAGGGTGTACGTTATTCTAACTCCAGACAATTTCGAAAAAGATGA